The following proteins are encoded in a genomic region of Spirosoma sp. SC4-14:
- a CDS encoding S41 family peptidase: MKKHWKSLAVAGVLAGSLSLVAMKTDDRFFEIARNLDIYASLFKELNMYYVDEINPNRMVKTSIDGMLKALDPYTNFFAEDEIEDYMTMTTGRYNGIGALIGQRQSKNIVLMVYEGTPAEKAGLQIGDEILKIDGVDIKNRKDVDPGKLLKGQNNTSVKLTILRYGEKSPQDVSVGRDVVKMTNVPYYGMVSDDVGYIDLKDFTATASREVRTAFQELKGKGMKKLILDVRENPGGLLNMAIDICNIFIPKDSEVVTTKGKVTEWNKTYTALNPPMDLEMPIIVLTNSHSASAAEIVSGVIQDYDRGVLIGQRTYGKGLVQTTRELSFNTKLKITTAKYYIPSGRCIQAIDYSHRNPDGSVGKIPDSLKTAFKTKAGRVVYDGGGVLPDVVIEAQTPAPIAISLTNKGLIFDYAVKYRHEHPSIKPAREFHLTDAEYQDFAKWASDKEYDYTTQVEKDLGTLEASAKKEKYFDKIQDQLKALKTKVSHSKDTDMMTFKPEIQSLLEQEIAGHYYLQKGLKEASFATDPELKAALDLFKDMNKYGSILKGSK, from the coding sequence ATGAAAAAACACTGGAAGTCCCTTGCCGTTGCTGGCGTGCTGGCCGGAAGTTTGTCGCTGGTGGCGATGAAAACCGACGATCGTTTCTTCGAAATTGCCCGTAACCTCGACATATATGCCTCGCTATTCAAAGAGCTGAATATGTATTACGTTGATGAGATCAATCCGAACCGGATGGTCAAAACCAGTATCGACGGTATGCTGAAGGCGCTTGATCCGTACACTAACTTCTTTGCCGAAGACGAGATTGAAGACTATATGACCATGACTACTGGCCGCTACAACGGCATTGGTGCGCTCATTGGTCAGCGGCAGTCTAAGAACATCGTACTGATGGTCTATGAGGGCACACCGGCCGAAAAAGCCGGATTGCAGATCGGCGACGAAATTCTGAAAATTGACGGAGTCGATATTAAAAACCGGAAAGATGTTGATCCGGGCAAGTTGCTCAAAGGACAAAATAATACCTCCGTCAAATTAACTATTCTGCGCTATGGCGAAAAAAGTCCGCAAGACGTAAGCGTAGGCCGCGATGTAGTAAAAATGACCAATGTCCCCTATTATGGTATGGTTTCCGACGATGTTGGCTACATTGATCTGAAGGATTTTACGGCAACGGCCTCGCGGGAAGTACGGACGGCGTTTCAGGAGTTGAAAGGAAAGGGCATGAAAAAACTGATTCTCGATGTTCGCGAAAATCCGGGTGGACTGCTCAACATGGCAATTGACATCTGTAATATTTTCATTCCAAAAGATTCGGAGGTAGTAACAACGAAAGGTAAAGTGACCGAATGGAACAAAACCTACACGGCCCTGAACCCTCCAATGGATCTTGAAATGCCAATTATTGTACTGACTAACAGCCATAGTGCATCGGCTGCCGAAATTGTGTCGGGGGTGATTCAGGATTATGACCGGGGCGTATTGATTGGGCAGCGTACCTATGGCAAAGGATTGGTGCAAACCACTCGTGAACTGTCATTCAACACGAAGCTTAAAATTACAACTGCCAAATATTACATTCCGAGTGGCCGCTGCATTCAGGCTATCGACTACAGCCACCGCAATCCTGATGGTAGCGTTGGAAAAATCCCCGATTCGCTCAAAACGGCTTTTAAAACCAAAGCTGGGCGTGTGGTCTACGACGGTGGCGGTGTGCTGCCAGATGTGGTTATTGAAGCGCAAACGCCAGCTCCTATTGCCATCAGTCTGACTAATAAAGGGCTAATTTTCGATTATGCAGTCAAATACCGCCACGAGCATCCGAGCATAAAACCAGCCCGCGAATTCCACCTGACCGATGCCGAATACCAGGATTTTGCCAAATGGGCCAGCGATAAAGAATACGATTATACTACGCAGGTCGAAAAAGATCTTGGTACGCTGGAAGCATCGGCCAAAAAAGAAAAATATTTCGATAAGATTCAGGATCAGCTGAAAGCCCTGAAAACGAAAGTATCGCATAGCAAAGATACCGACATGATGACCTTCAAACCCGAAATCCAGTCATTGCTCGAACAGGAAATTGCGGGGCATTATTATTTGCAGAAAGGTCTTAAGGAGGCTTCATTTGCTACCGATCCAGAGCTAAAAGCCGCGCTCGATCTTTTCAAGGATATGAACAAATATGGGTCTATTCTGAAAGGAAGCAAGTAA
- the rnpA gene encoding ribonuclease P protein component: MRQTFTKSERLCSKKILGELFKKGSTAGSEQTTRTFYLFPFRVLYLAHPEPVGEPPLPAIVISVSKRNFKRAVDRNLIRRRIREAYRLNKHRLSSQPSSPAYIAFLYTAKQIISFEEIEKGMKLALKKM; this comes from the coding sequence ATGCGGCAAACCTTCACGAAATCGGAGCGGCTTTGCAGCAAAAAAATTCTGGGCGAGTTATTTAAGAAAGGTAGTACGGCCGGGTCGGAGCAGACCACGCGGACGTTCTACCTTTTTCCGTTTCGGGTATTGTATCTGGCCCATCCCGAACCCGTCGGCGAGCCACCATTACCCGCCATTGTGATCTCGGTCTCCAAACGGAACTTCAAACGCGCCGTCGACCGTAACCTCATCCGTCGGCGCATTCGGGAAGCCTACCGCCTTAATAAGCATAGACTTAGTTCCCAACCATCTTCGCCAGCCTACATTGCTTTTTTATATACCGCTAAGCAAATTATTTCGTTTGAAGAAATAGAAAAAGGTATGAAATTGGCTTTAAAAAAAATGTAG